The genome window TGCACACGGACGGTACCGAGTCGGGCGTGGACCTCATCCAGTATTTCTCGTCGGGCGATCGCGCAGCCAACCCCTACCTGCGGGACGGCGACGTGATTTTCATTCCGGCCTACCAGCCGGCGAACAGCAGCATTTTCGTGGACGGGGCCGTTCCGTTTCCGGGTGACTACGACTACCGCCCCGGCGATACGGTCCGCGACCTCATCCGCCTGGCCGGCGGGGTGGATGCCGGCGCGGCGCGCGCGGTGCGCCTCATCAGGCAGGACGGCACGACCGTGGACATGACCATCGACGAGGCGCTCGGCGCGCGCGGCGCCGGCACCCCGGTCGCGGCCCGCGACCACGTCCAGGTGGTCATACCCGCCGAGCTGAGGGGTCAGGCAAATGTAACCGGCCAGGTTACATTTCCAGGTACGTACCCCATAGTCGAAGGCGAGACCACACTCAGGGATCTGGTGGCCACGGCCGGTGGCATCCGGGACGAAGCCCTGCTCCGGGGTGCGTACCTGGAGCGCAGGGCGCTGCCTGACCCCCTCGAGACCCTGCGCGGCAACCGCTTTGGTCCCGAACCCCCGCTGGCCGAGATGATTTCCCTGGCGGATACCACCGCCATCATGCAGCGCCTGCGCCTGAGTGACATGGACTTCATGAGCCGGGCCTACTTCGCCCAGGAAATGCGCCTGCAGAACCGCGTGAGCGTCAACCTCGAGGAGGCCCTGGAGGACGGTGCCCGTGAAGTGTACATCCGGAACGGCGACCGCCTGGTCATCCCCCGGAATCCCAACGCCGTGTTCGTGTTCGGCCAGGTCAACCGGCCCGGCTTTGTGGACTTCCAGCCCGGCCTCACCGCCGAGCAATACGTTAACGTCGCCGGCGGCCGGAGCGCCGTGGCCGAGGACGTCTACATCATCCACCCGGCCAGCGGGCAGATCCTGCCGGCTGGCAGCCGCGCCCTGGAATCGGGCGATTTCGTGTTCGTGGACCGCAAGGTGGACATCGCGGACAGCCCCGAACTGCAACGGCTCCTGATCGAGGAGAACCGGACGCGGGCCGATGCACGCATCCGAACGCTGCAGACCGTCGTGCAGAGCGTCGGCACCCTGGCGTCGGTCGTTGCACTCATCATCAGCATCCGCCGGAACTGAGTCATGGAAGCCAACAACAACATGTCCGAATCGTGGTGGAACATGCTGGGCGTGCTTTACCGCTGGCGCCGCTTCATCGTCATCGTGACGGGCGTCATGGCGGTGCTGTCCGTCATCATCAGCCTCATGCTGCCCCTCTGGTACAAGGCGTCCTCCCGCCTCCTCCTGCCTGAATCCAGCGGTGGCGGCCTGGCCAGTGCCCTCCTGGGCGACCTGGGCTCGGCGGCCAAGTCGCTGCTCGGCGGCAGCAGCGGGGATTATGTCCGTTTCATGGCCATCCTGGACAGCCGCGCCGTCAAGATTTCCGTGATTGAAGAGTTCGACTTGATCAACGTCTACGACGTCGCAGGAAAGAAGGCCCCGCTTGAGGAAGCCATCGAAGCACTGGAAGACAACGTGGAATTCGTGGTGGACGACGAATACGATTTCATGTCCATCGAGGTGTACGACCGGGATCCCGTACGGGCGGCCGCCATGTCCAATTTCTATCTGTCGCAGCTCGACAGCATCAACAACCGTTTGAACCGGCAGACGGCGGGCAATTTCCGGGCGTATGTTGAGGAGCGATACGAACGCGCAGCGGACGAGCGCCAGACCCTGCTCGATTCGCTCCAACAGTTCCAGGAGCGCTACGGCGTGTTCAACCTGGAAGCGCAGACGGAGGCGTTCTTTACCCAGATAGCCGAGGTCCGGGCCAACGCCGTCCAGGTGGAACTGCAGTATGAGGCCCTGCGTCGGCAATTCGGAGACGACAACCAGCAGGTCCAGCAGCTCGCATCGCTGGTCTCGGCGGCCGATGCCCTGTACCGGGACATGTTGCAGGGACGCGAGGCGGTCCTGCCCGTCGACCTGGATGCTGCACCGGCCATGGTGCGCGCCTACGCGGACATCGCCATGGAGCGCCTCATCCAGGAAACCATCCTGGAAATGGTCGCCCCCATCCTGGAACAGGCACGCTTTGAAGAGGAGCGCCAACAACAGGCCCTGCAGATCGTGGACGAAGCGGTGCCTCCGCATCGCAAGGCAAAACCGAAACGCGCCATTGTCGTGATTTCCGCGACCCTTTCGGCCTTCATCCTGGCCGTCCTCTATGCGCTGATGACCGATTGGTGGCGGCGGCGTCACGCGGTGTTCACCGAGCGGCTGCGCACGGCGGCGGCCAGCCGGGGCCATGGCCAATAGTGCCACAAACCACACCGTGCCCAACACGCCCCTCTTGCCCGGTGATACCTGGCTGCTGAATTGGGGCCGCTTCCTGCTCGGAGGCGCCCTCGCCCTGGGCCTGCTTGTGACCGTCTACCTGACGGCGCTCGCCCCGGACCTCCTCCCCGCCCTGCCCATCCTGCTCCTGGCCGGCCTGGCGGGCTGGTGGCTGTTCACGCATCCGCTGGCGAACCTGTTCGTCGTGTTGTGTGCTTTTGTACTCGTCGCCAGCCACGAAGAGGGTATCCAGGCCACGGAAGCCCTCTATGCGCTTTATTTCCTGGCATTCCTTGGGCACTGGGTGGTCGTGCACCTGTTCATGCGGAAGGACCACGTCATCCGGACGCGGGAGGACCAGGCGTTGATCCTGTTCCTCGCGTTCATGACGCTTTCCATTCCCCTGACCCTGGTTTTCGGAGGCAGCCTGAAAGGCGCACTCACGGAATGGCTGGCCTACAT of Rhodothermales bacterium contains these proteins:
- a CDS encoding SLBB domain-containing protein translates to MFAILALGGGGIQTAQAQVLGGGSLLDTPGANPLTLLRQRLAQSGISSASVPLEGAVDGATYIVGPGDAFSLTVNGASMTTVPAEVSADGMLMLPDAGAVRVGGMTLDDAKRASMTLLERAYRNAEISLALVQSRQFYVHVSGAVPAPGRYLALPVARVSSILELAFADTLAQPVTNRTFRPSLRNIRLLHTDGTESGVDLIQYFSSGDRAANPYLRDGDVIFIPAYQPANSSIFVDGAVPFPGDYDYRPGDTVRDLIRLAGGVDAGAARAVRLIRQDGTTVDMTIDEALGARGAGTPVAARDHVQVVIPAELRGQANVTGQVTFPGTYPIVEGETTLRDLVATAGGIRDEALLRGAYLERRALPDPLETLRGNRFGPEPPLAEMISLADTTAIMQRLRLSDMDFMSRAYFAQEMRLQNRVSVNLEEALEDGAREVYIRNGDRLVIPRNPNAVFVFGQVNRPGFVDFQPGLTAEQYVNVAGGRSAVAEDVYIIHPASGQILPAGSRALESGDFVFVDRKVDIADSPELQRLLIEENRTRADARIRTLQTVVQSVGTLASVVALIISIRRN
- a CDS encoding Wzz/FepE/Etk N-terminal domain-containing protein encodes the protein MEANNNMSESWWNMLGVLYRWRRFIVIVTGVMAVLSVIISLMLPLWYKASSRLLLPESSGGGLASALLGDLGSAAKSLLGGSSGDYVRFMAILDSRAVKISVIEEFDLINVYDVAGKKAPLEEAIEALEDNVEFVVDDEYDFMSIEVYDRDPVRAAAMSNFYLSQLDSINNRLNRQTAGNFRAYVEERYERAADERQTLLDSLQQFQERYGVFNLEAQTEAFFTQIAEVRANAVQVELQYEALRRQFGDDNQQVQQLASLVSAADALYRDMLQGREAVLPVDLDAAPAMVRAYADIAMERLIQETILEMVAPILEQARFEEERQQQALQIVDEAVPPHRKAKPKRAIVVISATLSAFILAVLYALMTDWWRRRHAVFTERLRTAAASRGHGQ